The Deltaproteobacteria bacterium genome has a segment encoding these proteins:
- a CDS encoding CBS domain-containing protein, whose amino-acid sequence MTMNSTPQVFLFLSQILGKKIVDPAGRPWGKVCDLVVTIAELYPPVTGVFFTPVGEKTSFRFSWTRILELGEELRVEPLNVEERAGANVNEGELLLKDSLLDKQIVDTHGAKVWRVNDLHLLKVNHNLRLVHVDVGLRGLMRRVGWEKAMDKFFQWFFDYHLTDSFIPWRFVQPLSSPALLRLKVAQHRLAQLHPADLADIMEALDIHKRTEVFQSLDVETAAGALEETDPKIQVRLIETLNPAHASDIIEEMSPSEAADLLGDLPKDKAEGILKEMEKEMAEDVKELLVHPEEKAGGLMTTSFPALPPSSTVQEALEWLRQEVENLDLIYYIYVSDVEGHLSGVVSLRDLLAANPQARLADLMNSRVVTVTIEEEKEEIAQLFAKYGFKAIPVMDEDNRIKGVINFKSLLDVVAPQLGK is encoded by the coding sequence ATGACCATGAATTCCACCCCTCAGGTTTTTTTGTTTTTAAGCCAGATCCTGGGGAAAAAAATCGTTGATCCCGCGGGCCGGCCTTGGGGAAAAGTTTGCGACCTGGTGGTCACGATTGCAGAGTTGTACCCTCCGGTTACGGGAGTTTTCTTCACTCCGGTCGGGGAAAAAACTTCTTTCCGTTTCTCCTGGACAAGGATTCTCGAATTGGGGGAGGAGTTACGGGTAGAGCCTTTGAACGTAGAAGAACGAGCCGGAGCAAACGTGAATGAAGGAGAATTACTACTCAAAGATTCGCTGTTAGACAAACAAATTGTCGATACCCATGGGGCTAAGGTCTGGCGGGTGAATGACCTCCATCTTCTAAAAGTCAACCACAACCTGCGCCTGGTCCATGTGGACGTTGGCCTCCGGGGTCTGATGAGAAGGGTAGGCTGGGAAAAAGCCATGGACAAGTTTTTCCAATGGTTCTTTGACTATCATCTAACCGACTCTTTTATTCCCTGGAGATTCGTCCAGCCCCTTTCTTCTCCCGCCTTGTTGCGCCTAAAAGTCGCTCAACACCGCCTGGCCCAGCTGCACCCAGCGGATCTGGCAGATATTATGGAGGCATTAGACATTCACAAACGAACGGAAGTTTTTCAATCCTTAGATGTAGAGACCGCCGCTGGGGCTTTGGAGGAAACGGACCCAAAAATTCAGGTCCGCTTGATTGAAACCCTGAACCCGGCTCATGCTTCCGACATCATCGAGGAAATGTCCCCCAGCGAGGCGGCCGACCTTCTGGGAGACCTCCCCAAAGATAAAGCGGAAGGCATCCTCAAGGAAATGGAAAAAGAGATGGCTGAGGACGTCAAGGAGCTCCTGGTCCATCCCGAAGAAAAGGCCGGGGGATTGATGACCACTTCTTTCCCCGCCCTGCCTCCGTCGTCAACGGTCCAAGAAGCCCTGGAATGGCTTCGCCAGGAGGTAGAGAATCTGGATTTGATTTATTATATTTATGTCAGCGATGTTGAAGGCCACCTCTCCGGAGTGGTCAGCCTACGGGATCTTTTGGCGGCCAACCCGCAGGCCCGCCTTGCGGACTTGATGAATTCCCGGGTGGTCACCGTAACCATCGAGGAAGAAAAAGAAGAGATTGCCCAACTTTTTGCCAAGTACGGTTTCAAGGCCATCCCGGTGATGGACGAAGATAACCGGATCAAAGGGGTAATCAACTTCAAGAGTCTCCTCGA